Proteins encoded together in one Palaemon carinicauda isolate YSFRI2023 chromosome 45, ASM3689809v2, whole genome shotgun sequence window:
- the LOC137634713 gene encoding major centromere autoantigen B-like, with translation MKDKTYNLERTFPTHFLTERRRREEEEEEEEGREEEEREDEMEKKEEEEEEGEKEEERENEKEVENEEEEERENGERENGEEGEEEERENGEEERENGGEGERGGGGGGGEGERGGGGGEGGGEGERGGGGEGERGGGGEG, from the exons ATGAAGGATAAAACCTACAATTTAGAGCGAACCTTCCCGACACACTTCCTcacggagaggaggaggagggaggaggaggaggaggaggaggaggggagggaggaagaggagagggaggATGAgatggagaagaaggaggaggag gaggaggagggggagaaggaggaggagagggagaacgAGAAGGAGGTGGagaacgaggaggaggaggagagggagaacgGGGAGAGGGAGAacggggaggagggggaggaggaggagagggagaacggggaggaggagagggagaacgGGGGAGAGGGAGAacggggaggagggggaggaggaggagagggagaacggggaggaggaggaggagaaggaggaggagagggagaacgaggaggaggaggagagggagaacgaggaggaggaggagagggatga